A portion of the Deinococcus hopiensis KR-140 genome contains these proteins:
- a CDS encoding PAS domain S-box protein codes for MTSPNPGEGAHARSTGADLLKRIAEHGAELSLLLNRHHRIVYASPALIRILGYPIGASEGRDVHASVHPQDRPIIAQKLQELLPKHTLDLPRFRARHANGEWVWLIGRVTHLLDEPGVHALLVQLRPYQRRRDAYRDALKEITRTLASTAEVADVVAAVLNAGLRVTQADAGGIYLLSPDRQFLELIGHAGYSTEAADRWARFLVGFGTPVSEAARKKEPVFLSGTDFQKAYPYIHAHHSSAFGSTAVLPLLIGDRLIGAISLSFDRDRHFEEDEREFLLMVADLCAPALDRALLYREKERQQSWDKIVNQNSSDIVTIIDAEAVIRYVSGSVENILGYHADALIGQSVFELVHPEEHRRSQLAISRLVPTGDPMIVVVRFRHQQGHWVWLECVGRDLRNQEHIRGILVNSRDVTARIVAEQAREESIRALAESERNFRRLADNASDLVRQYAPDGRVEYSSPNVRDLLGYTSEEVLSPDPLHIVFEEDRCALQQAFQRRFTPEFEQEKFEYRLKRKDGSLVWVETTFKTVRDPATGEVVAFNGTTRDIEQRKQAEFEVKAQLNRYRKLLEFTVSLEQRVTPLELVEEALYKCLSLTEYDYGYAFSFNAGTISVLVAAGETPPPLATRPQELAQLPFTDSVLSALTRREPHFISEDKAILSPPELLPRPHWRSLCVLPVAQEGDLSVVLVFGTDQSVTTSEETRQLLSNVTARLSHALERSHHIEQLNTSREETLRALGLALEYRDYETKGHTDRVVHFTERLGQAMGFSGDDLDALRWGAFLHDTGKVAIPDSILLKPDKLTPEEWDVIKRHPSIGYEMLHHIPSLPPTTLEVVLHHQERWNGSGYPRGLAGTEIPLAARIFAVVDVYDALTNERPYKKAWTHIEAADQLRKEAGALLDERVVHTFLQLFSAEETFTSDGTDVMHD; via the coding sequence ATGACGTCGCCAAATCCGGGTGAGGGCGCTCACGCCAGGAGCACGGGGGCTGATCTCCTCAAGAGGATCGCCGAGCATGGAGCAGAGCTCAGCCTCCTCCTCAATCGCCATCACCGTATCGTGTACGCCAGCCCTGCCCTTATCCGCATTCTCGGTTACCCCATCGGCGCTTCCGAAGGGCGAGATGTGCACGCCTCTGTCCATCCCCAGGACCGGCCCATCATTGCGCAGAAGCTTCAAGAGCTCCTGCCAAAACACACCCTCGACCTGCCACGCTTTCGTGCTCGGCATGCCAACGGAGAGTGGGTGTGGCTTATCGGCCGGGTGACGCACCTCTTGGACGAGCCGGGTGTTCACGCCCTCCTGGTCCAGCTTCGCCCCTACCAGAGGCGACGAGACGCCTACCGTGACGCGCTCAAGGAGATCACCCGTACGCTTGCCAGCACGGCAGAAGTGGCCGATGTCGTCGCTGCCGTGCTGAATGCAGGTCTGCGAGTCACCCAAGCGGACGCGGGTGGAATATACCTCCTGAGTCCTGATCGTCAATTTCTCGAACTGATTGGACACGCGGGATATTCCACAGAAGCCGCCGACAGATGGGCCAGATTCTTGGTGGGGTTCGGTACACCTGTTTCCGAAGCAGCTCGCAAGAAGGAGCCCGTCTTCCTGAGTGGCACTGATTTTCAAAAGGCTTACCCATACATTCACGCGCACCATTCCAGTGCTTTTGGCAGTACCGCTGTACTTCCCCTTCTGATCGGTGACCGGCTCATTGGAGCCATCTCCCTATCGTTTGATCGTGACCGGCACTTTGAGGAGGATGAGCGTGAGTTTCTCCTGATGGTGGCCGACCTCTGTGCCCCGGCATTAGACCGTGCACTGCTGTACCGGGAAAAAGAACGTCAGCAGTCCTGGGACAAGATCGTCAATCAAAACAGTTCAGACATCGTGACGATCATTGACGCAGAGGCCGTCATTCGGTACGTCAGCGGCAGTGTAGAGAACATTTTGGGCTATCACGCTGATGCCCTCATCGGTCAAAGCGTCTTTGAACTTGTTCATCCTGAAGAGCATCGGCGGAGCCAACTGGCCATCTCCAGGCTGGTCCCAACGGGCGACCCCATGATCGTCGTGGTGCGTTTCCGCCACCAGCAAGGCCACTGGGTCTGGCTGGAGTGCGTCGGGCGAGACCTCCGGAACCAAGAGCACATTCGGGGAATTCTGGTCAACTCAAGAGATGTGACGGCCCGAATTGTGGCAGAACAAGCCCGTGAGGAGTCCATTCGGGCCCTGGCAGAAAGTGAGCGCAACTTCCGCCGGTTGGCCGATAACGCCAGCGACCTTGTTCGTCAATACGCGCCGGACGGACGCGTGGAATATTCCTCCCCCAATGTCCGCGACCTCCTGGGGTACACCAGTGAAGAGGTGCTCAGTCCCGACCCCCTCCACATCGTCTTCGAGGAGGACCGTTGTGCATTACAGCAGGCCTTTCAACGCCGCTTTACTCCCGAGTTCGAGCAGGAGAAGTTCGAGTACCGGCTCAAGCGAAAAGACGGTTCGCTGGTCTGGGTTGAAACCACGTTCAAGACAGTTCGTGATCCCGCGACGGGTGAGGTGGTGGCCTTCAACGGCACCACCCGCGACATAGAACAGCGCAAACAGGCCGAGTTCGAGGTGAAAGCACAGCTGAACCGGTACCGGAAACTCCTTGAGTTTACCGTTTCCCTCGAGCAACGGGTCACGCCCTTGGAATTGGTCGAGGAGGCCCTCTACAAGTGCTTGTCCTTGACGGAATACGACTACGGGTACGCCTTTAGCTTCAACGCTGGAACCATCTCTGTTCTCGTCGCAGCGGGTGAAACCCCCCCTCCTCTCGCTACCCGTCCCCAGGAGCTGGCGCAGCTGCCTTTCACGGACTCTGTTCTAAGCGCTCTGACACGCCGGGAACCGCACTTCATTTCAGAGGACAAAGCGATTCTCAGTCCGCCCGAGCTGCTTCCCCGCCCACATTGGCGGTCTTTGTGTGTCCTGCCTGTGGCGCAGGAAGGAGATCTCAGCGTCGTCTTGGTGTTCGGAACCGATCAAAGCGTCACGACCAGCGAGGAGACCCGCCAACTCCTTTCGAATGTCACAGCCCGCTTGAGCCACGCGCTCGAACGCTCGCACCACATCGAGCAACTCAACACGTCCCGGGAAGAGACGCTCCGCGCACTGGGCCTGGCACTGGAGTACCGGGATTACGAAACCAAGGGTCATACCGACCGTGTGGTTCACTTCACGGAACGGTTGGGTCAAGCAATGGGATTTTCCGGTGATGATCTCGACGCCCTACGGTGGGGGGCTTTCCTGCACGATACGGGGAAAGTCGCCATTCCAGATTCCATTCTGCTGAAACCGGACAAACTCACCCCGGAGGAGTGGGACGTCATCAAGCGCCACCCCAGCATCGGGTATGAGATGCTGCACCACATTCCTTCCCTACCCCCCACCACGTTAGAAGTCGTCCTGCATCACCAGGAACGTTGGAACGGGAGTGGATACCCCAGGGGCCTTGCTGGAACGGAAATTCCACTGGCAGCCCGGATATTTGCCGTCGTAGATGTGTATGACGCGCTCACAAACGAGCGCCCTTACAAGAAGGCCTGGACGCATATAGAGGCTGCTGACCAACTTCGGAAAGAGGCGGGGGCTTTGTTGGACGAACGCGTCGTCCACACATTTCTGCAGCTCTTCTCAGCTGAAGAGACGTTTACCTCTGACGGCACGGATGTGATGCATGATTGA
- a CDS encoding ATP-binding cassette domain-containing protein, translating to MQGFLPHYGQPDVDSVKHLNAPVVISQQRVGGGSRSTVGTYTDIAAPLRLLYSRLGQPFAGPAFAFSFNTPQGMCPECEGIGKTVRLNLDRLLDRTRSLNGGAVLHPDFKPGKWLWKTYALSGLFDNDKPVQDYNREELHLLLYGRDLKVPLGEIHMTYEGLALRFERMYLKKDAASMSDRSRAVFEQFVTGQTCPVCHGARLSAAALACRIEGRNIAELANLEATDLLAFLRGLGDPTAARVVSHLAERVAHLIEIGLGYLSLSRETTTLSGGESQRLKLVRHLGNSLTDMLYALDEPSVGLHPRDVARLNGLLGALRDKGNTVLVVEHDPDVIRVADHVVDMGPGPGIRGGEVVFEGSYEALKAAPTLTGRYLTQQLPLKAQLRSPRGWLSVKGARLHNLNDVSVDIPTGVLTVVTGVAGSGKSTLIHDVFLPHYPNAVVIDQSRVTVNSRSAPATYTGIMDPIRKGFAKASGQSPALFSFNSEGSCPTCAGLGVVYTDLAFMEGVSAVCEVCGGKRFKPEVLGHTLRGQTISDVLNMTAETALAFFTEKPIRAVLQAMNDVGLGYLTLGQPLSTVSGGEAQRLKLATELHKKGSVYVMDEPTTGLHLSDIGLLMGIIDRLVDGGNSVILIEHLLDVIRQADWLIDLGPEGGRAGGEVLYSGPPRGLLACERSVTARYL from the coding sequence GTGCAGGGTTTCCTGCCGCATTACGGGCAGCCGGACGTGGACAGCGTGAAGCACCTGAATGCCCCCGTCGTCATCAGTCAGCAGCGGGTGGGCGGTGGGTCGCGCTCCACGGTAGGCACCTACACCGATATCGCTGCGCCGCTGCGGCTGCTGTACTCACGCCTCGGACAGCCCTTTGCAGGGCCAGCCTTCGCTTTTTCCTTCAACACGCCGCAGGGAATGTGCCCCGAGTGCGAGGGCATCGGCAAGACGGTGCGGCTGAACCTGGACCGCCTGCTGGACCGCACGCGGTCGCTGAACGGTGGCGCTGTCCTGCACCCGGACTTCAAGCCAGGCAAGTGGCTCTGGAAGACGTACGCCCTGAGTGGCCTTTTTGACAATGACAAGCCGGTGCAGGACTACAACCGGGAAGAACTCCACCTGCTGCTCTACGGCCGCGACCTCAAGGTTCCGCTGGGTGAAATCCACATGACCTACGAGGGGTTGGCCCTGCGCTTCGAGCGTATGTACCTGAAAAAGGACGCCGCCTCCATGTCTGACCGTAGCCGCGCGGTATTCGAGCAGTTTGTAACCGGCCAGACCTGCCCGGTATGTCACGGCGCGCGCCTGAGCGCGGCGGCACTGGCCTGCCGAATTGAGGGCCGCAACATTGCTGAGCTCGCCAACCTGGAAGCCACCGACCTGTTGGCCTTCTTACGGGGGCTGGGTGACCCTACCGCTGCCCGCGTGGTTTCTCACCTGGCCGAGCGCGTGGCACACCTTATCGAGATTGGCCTGGGCTACTTGAGCCTGAGCCGCGAAACCACCACCCTGTCCGGCGGGGAGAGTCAGCGTCTGAAGCTGGTCCGTCACCTGGGCAACAGCCTGACCGACATGCTGTACGCGCTGGATGAGCCCAGCGTGGGCCTGCACCCACGCGATGTGGCCCGCCTGAATGGCCTGTTGGGCGCGCTGCGCGATAAGGGAAACACCGTGCTGGTGGTGGAACACGACCCGGACGTGATTCGGGTGGCCGACCACGTGGTGGATATGGGCCCAGGACCAGGCATACGTGGCGGCGAGGTGGTCTTTGAAGGCAGTTACGAGGCCCTGAAGGCCGCTCCCACCCTAACAGGACGGTACCTCACCCAGCAGTTGCCGCTGAAGGCCCAGCTTCGGTCACCACGCGGCTGGCTGAGCGTGAAGGGCGCGCGCCTTCACAATCTCAACGACGTGTCGGTGGACATTCCGACGGGCGTGCTGACGGTGGTGACGGGCGTGGCAGGCTCGGGCAAAAGCACCCTGATCCACGACGTTTTTCTGCCCCATTACCCGAACGCTGTGGTCATTGACCAGTCGCGCGTGACCGTAAACAGCCGCTCGGCACCCGCGACATACACGGGCATCATGGACCCCATTCGCAAGGGGTTTGCCAAGGCCAGCGGCCAGAGCCCAGCGCTGTTCAGCTTCAACTCGGAGGGGAGTTGCCCGACTTGCGCGGGACTGGGCGTGGTGTATACCGACCTGGCCTTTATGGAGGGCGTCTCGGCCGTGTGCGAGGTCTGTGGGGGCAAGCGCTTCAAGCCCGAGGTGCTGGGGCATACGCTGCGCGGCCAGACGATCAGCGACGTGCTGAACATGACGGCCGAAACGGCGCTCGCCTTCTTCACCGAGAAGCCCATTCGCGCGGTGTTGCAGGCCATGAACGATGTGGGCCTGGGCTACCTGACGCTGGGGCAGCCGCTGAGCACCGTCTCGGGCGGCGAGGCACAGCGGCTCAAGCTGGCGACCGAACTGCACAAGAAGGGCAGCGTCTACGTCATGGACGAGCCCACCACGGGCCTGCACCTCAGTGACATCGGCCTCCTTATGGGCATCATCGACCGGCTGGTGGACGGCGGCAACAGCGTCATCCTGATTGAACACCTGTTGGACGTGATTCGGCAGGCCGACTGGCTGATCGACCTGGGGCCCGAAGGGGGTCGGGCTGGCGGCGAGGTGCTGTACAGCGGCCCGCCGAGAGGGCTGCTGGCGTGCGAGCGGTCGGTCACGGCAAGGTATTTGTAA